One Mya arenaria isolate MELC-2E11 chromosome 5, ASM2691426v1 genomic window carries:
- the LOC128233383 gene encoding beta-galactosidase-1-like protein 2, with protein sequence MLYGDTQRRKNKGSESLLAQAVGQEAKEKMAKTMFSRSNLKLIIIGLIAILLCTKLWQMFLASPDVNLPPPDAKTDIPVWRHTNNPQGMTKQSLNDILSDIGKQGELDFERPLSEAEKETIHSVSNIKLPNLKNVYKSTGSLIFKNGEFFLKGEQLRILSGAMHYFRVMPQYWTDRMQKMKACGLNTLETYVSWNLHEESPGNFNFEGILNIREYIKEAQKQGLHVILRPGPYVCSEWDFGGMPAWLLRDPNMKVRSNYLGYQKAVERFFNKLIPLITDLQYSNGGPIIAVQIENEFGSYSSEVKHLLFVKQLLVKNGIKELVFVSDGIVQDKTGFQVAPFYDESLPTANFMKYKLGEPLFQQIRSISPDFPLMVMEFWAGWFDHWGKAHANPSTKYFARDLEHLLKSGASVNFYMFHGGTNFGFTAGANWFNNTGYKTDVTSYDYVAPISEYGEITPKYEIIRALIRKYEILPKAKPDLPQLPAPVSTANYGKVVIDEFLQLEDMMVPVKPIKLEHPVTMEKLDLGEGRGQNFGFVVYRVIIKHGKNLKFTKPARDRVQVLLNGIQVGVFTWMSSFWQTTFPVDKVFDENILDIIVEHQGRVNYVHQGFNRFNEEHKGLAGDVLLDDKPVTGNWSVYPLPFTKEQISKFEESKKWKPYANWKGVSSLYRGSLFINGTPRDTFVNMKGWKKGIVSINGFNLGRYWEEGPQKTLYVPAPILKPGSNKIVIFELNKASHSVTFDNVPNLG encoded by the exons ATGTTGTATGGTGACACCCAACGCAGAAAAAACAAAGGCTCAGAAAGTTTGCTGGCACAAGCAGTTGGACAGGAGGCCAAAGAAAAAATGgccaaaacaatgttttctagGTCTAACTTAAAACTGATTATAATTGGATTAATAGCTATTCTCCTATGTACAAAACTTTGGCAAATGTTTCTGGCATCACCTGATGTAAACTTACCACCTCCCGATGCTAAAACTGACATTCCAGTATGGCGGCATACAAATAATCCTCAGGGCATGACTAAACAATCTCtcaatgatattttaagtgATATCGGAAAGCAAGGTGAGCTTGACTTTGAACGACCACTGTCTGAAGctgaaaaagaaacaattcaTTCCGTTAGCAACATTAAACTCCCTAATTTAAAGAATGTGTATAAAAGCACTGGAagtttgattttcaaaaatggTGAGTTCTTCTTGAAAGGGGAGCAGCTGAGAATTTTGAGTGGTGCAATGCATTACTTCCGTGTCATGCCGCAGTACTGGACAGATCGTATGCAGAAGATGAAAGCATGTGGGCTCAACACTTTAGAAAC GTATGTCTCTTGGAATCTCCATGAGGAAAGTCCCGGAAACTTCAACTTTGAAGGAATTCTCAACATCAG GGAATATATAAAGGAAGCCCAGAAACAGGGATTGCACGTGATACTGAGGCCTGGCCCCTACGTCTGCTCTGAGTGGGACTTCGGGGGCATGCCAGC CTGGTTGTTACGTGACCCGAATATGAAGGTGCGCAGTAACTACCTGGGTTACCAGAAGGCCGTGGAGCGGTTCTTCAACAAGCTCATACCCCTGATCACTGACCTTCAG TACTCCAATGGAGGACCAATCATAGCTGTACAGATTGAGAACGAGTTTGGATCCTACAGTTCAGAGGTCAAGCATCTCCTCTTTGTCAAACAG CTGCTTGTGAAGAATGGTATCAAGGAGTTGGTATTTGTGTCTGATGGTATAGTTCAGGACAAGACAGGATTCCAGGTGGCTCCGTTCTACGATG AGTCCCTGCCCACAGCCAACTTCATGAAGTACAAACTTGGTGAGCCGTTATTTCAGCAGATCCGCTCAATCAGCCCAGACTTCCCACTCATGGTGATGGAGTTCTGGGCGGGGTGGTTCGACCACTGGGGGAAAGCCCATGCCAACCCCAGCACAAAAT ATTTTGCACGTGACTTGGAGCACCTGTTGAAATCTGGGGCATCGGTGAATTTCTACATGTTTCATGGTGGGACAAACTTCGGATTCACAGCCGGGGCCAACTGGTTCAACAATACGGGGTACAAGACTGACGTCACCAGCTATG acTATGTTGCACCAATATCAGAGTACGGAGAGATCACACCAAAATACGAGATTATTCGAGCCCTGATTCGTAAATATGAGATTCTGCCGAAAGCAAAACCAGACCTACCTCAGTTGCCCGCTCCAGTCAGTACTGCTAATTATG GTAAAGTGGTAATAGATGAATTCTTACAGCTGGAAGATATGATGGTGCCAGTCAAG cCAATCAAGTTGGAGCATCCTGTTACCATGGAGAAGTTGGACCTAGGTGAGGGCAGGGGACAGAACTTTGGCTTTGTTGTGTACAGGGTCATTATAAAACATGGGAAGAATCTCAAGTTCACAAAGCCTGCTCGTGACAGGGTTCAG GTTCTCCTGAATGGTATCCAGGTTGGTGTGTTCACATGGATGAGTTCCTTCTGGCAGACCACCTTTCCCGTTGACAAGGTCTTTGAT GAGAATATCTTGGACATTATAGTGGAACATCAAGGTCGGGTGAACTACGTACATCAGGGCTTCAACAGGTTCAACGAGGAACACAAGG GTCTTGCCGGTGATGTGTTACTTGATGACAAGCCTGTAACAGGCAATTGGTCTGTCTACCCTCTGCCCTTTACTAAGGAACAAATTAGCAA ATTTGAGGAGAGCAAGAAATGGAAACCGTACGCGAACTGGAAGGGAGTCTCGTCACTGTACCGTGGTTCCCTCTTCATCAATGGAACACCAAGGGATACGTTCGTCAATATGAAG
- the LOC128233384 gene encoding E3 ubiquitin-protein ligase TRIM71-like: MASTARSRKGKQDVIGPGEFACGPCSADSKTQLAIGYCQFCRHYLCKNCFAYHQNLGRAHVLLDKDTMPREVSTPAVSMDPLLETCREHKHKILELYCKGHDEVCCVICATAKHKNCDYVYIPDFTETLSTPPNEDCSMVLKLIQALIGQLEHVKGESNKRLKDMERQRRDFAMAVRRYRKEIDVVLEQLEKQVLSGMKQVIEINTNDLNEQINKCDSSLEALRNTYKKTESAMESESVNRVFTIAKTSKRQVQENNNVLKEVKDSSYNVDVKFDENFEILKNMRKMKMFGKVSVKKDPVRFGTGLHEDNENGVKPGKTHGPVKKNIDGAVNKTHEQKTEMNDENRQQ, from the coding sequence ATGGCAAGCACAGCTCGGAGTCGGAAGGGGAAACAGGATGTTATTGGGCCTGGTGAGTTTGCCTGTGGTCCATGTAGTGCTGACAGCAAGACCCAACTTGCCATCGGATATTGCCAATTTTGCAGACACTACCTTTGTAAAAACTGCTTTGCATATCACCAAAACCTTGGACGAGCTCATGTCTTACTGGACAAAGACACTATGCCCAGAGAAGTGTCTACCCCAGCGGTCAGTATGGATCCATTGTTAGAAACCTGCCGAGAACATAAGCACAAGATTCTGGAGCTGTATTGTAAGGGCCACGATGAAGTGTGTTGCGTTATCTGTGCCACAGCGAAACACAAGAACTGTGACTACGTCTACATACCGGACTTCACAGAAACTCTGTCAACTCCGCCAAATGAGGATTGTTCCATGGTTCTAAAATTAATTCAAGCTCTGATTGGTCAATTGGAACATGTTAAAGGGGAGTCAAATAAAAGACTCAAAGACATGGAAAGACAACGGAGAGACTTCGCTATGGCTGTGAGACGTTATCGGAAGGAAATTGATGTGGTCTTGGAACAACTTGAAAAGCAAGTCCTTAGTGGTATGAAACaggttattgaaataaataccaATGATCTTAATGAACAGATCAACAAATGTGACTCCTCGCTCGAGGCTTTACGTAACACTTATAAGAAGACAGAATCTGCCATGGAGTCGGAGAGTGTGAATAGAGTATTCACCATTGCCAAAACAAGCAAGCGTCAAGTACAGGAAAATAACAACGTTCTGAAGGAGGTAAAGGATTCCAGCTACAACGTTGAtgttaaatttgatgaaaattttgaGATCCTCAAAAACATGCGGAAAATGAAGATGTTTGGGAAAGTGTCTGTGAAGAAAGACCCAGTTAGGTTTGGCACTGGTTTACATGAGGATAATGAAAATGGTGTGAAACCAGGCAAAACACATGGACCAGTCAAGAAGAACATTGATGGGGCTGTTAACAAAACGCACGAGCaaaaaacagaaatgaatgatgaAAACAGACAACAATAG